A window of Oryza glaberrima chromosome 2, OglaRS2, whole genome shotgun sequence genomic DNA:
ATAGGTTACGAAGCTCGTTTATGGCCCTCTGAAATTTAGAGCCGGTCCTGCTCACAAGTGCTTCCTTGAAAATTCCTCAGCCCTGTAAAATCCTGCCAATGAACCATCCAGCTCACATTTGCATGATAATAATCGTTGACGAATTTGGCATGTGGCAacatcaaaaaagaaaaatcatagtTGCATCTGCATCATCAGAGCAGAATATGTTAGTGAGTAGTGTTCTGTTCTTTCAAAAATAGTGAGTAGTGTACTTATgtggtgtttgggaaggagggactaAACTAAGTCCTTCCCAAACACCATATCAAGTAGAATATgggtctgtttggttggtgccacATTTTGCCACTCTTGAGGTAGGTTAGTTTGACCAAATGTAGTTAGTGTTTGGTTTGTTTCTATAACTTTGGCATGCCACACTTTCTATTCTTTTGATCCCACTAGTCATAGACCCTTTTCTTAGCCAAAGTTTGCTAAGTGTGGCTATCAAATTTTAAGCCACACAATTTGCATCTTGCCATACCTTTGGTAAAAAACTGTGGTAACTTGAGGTGAGCATCCAAATAGCCCCTATATGCACCCGATGGCtcgaaagggaaaaagaaaaaaaatcctgccGATACAAGGAAAAGAAGAATGTCAGcacttttttagataatgaaaaaaaaaagagaatatcaGCACTTATTAGGCGAGCAATAGAATTGCGCGCGTAAACAGTGACGTGAATCGGCCTGAAAGCCCACGGTACGTGCGGCCGGCGTTCCGCGTTCCGTGACGACAATGAGAATAGACGCTTCTAGAACATACAGAACAACTTCTTTTCGCCTGCTCGTGATGTTCCGTTCACATTTCACAGCCGTTTATTAGAGAGAGATCACGAAAAACTCCCCAAAAATGGCGTGGGCTACGACTACGAGGCCAAGATACCAGGGTTTATCCTTCTCCTCGTTGTATCTGCTTGTACCGATAtcagtcagaaaaaaaaaaagaaagaaagtttgCACTAAACgtgttttttcaattttcagtACTCCTACGTACTCCGTACAGTTGGATGCCGATCGGACGGCGGAGTGCAGCTCGTTGACCCAGCCGATTTCGTTCACACGTGGCGGCCGCGCGACGCGGGACGTGGCGCGGGGAAGCCCCCACCACCACTGGGCCCAACGCCGCAGGGCAACGCGTCCACACTTCCGCCGCGCATCGCTTTCACAGGCAACCTCAACCAACACTCGGGCCTGGGAGGGAAGGAAGATTTTACACACACCGGACTTACCGCTATAAAGCGCGAAGGCCCCCGATCCACGATGCCGTCTCGCACCGCCCCGTTCATCTCTCGCCTCCGGCTCctccgaaccgccgccgccctctccccgttctcgtcctccgcgccgccgcggcacagCCCCCGCATCCTCCGCGCTAGCCCTGTCGGTGCGCCTCACCCGCCGCGCGTCTCCGCAGCCGTCTCGCCGCTGGTCCGTCCGGTCGCCGCCGGGTTCGCGCTGTTCAGCatggccaccgccacctcctccgccgcatccgTCCACGACTTCACCGTCAAGGTCTGCACTGCCTCCTGCCCTCCTCAAAACTTGGACACCCCTTTCCCCTCTGGTGATTTGGTCCCCTTTCAGCAGCGAGAGACTGAAGCTTTATACCCATACCCCATACCCTTCTGGGGGAAAGTATTTGCACATCGATGCCTCCGTGATGCTGCTACGATTCGGCCCTTTTGGGACTTCTTAAGCCAATATCTTTTTGGTTTTAGCTGCAGATTTTTTTACCCAAATCTTTGGAGGTTTTCTACAAGCTGTTATACTGCTTGAATTGTGATCCTAATGTTTAAAGGACTATGCTTTTTGGTGTTTGCAGGATGCAAGTGGCAAAGATGTGGACCTGAGCACCTACAAGGGGAAAGTCCTCCTTATCGTCAATGTTGCATCTCAGTGGTACCAATTATTACCAATCCCTCACCTCCACAGTGTCTACGTTTTAATTTTGTAAACTTGGAAATTATTCTAGAATGCATAATGTGATTTATCTTTTTCATGTTGAAATGTTCCATGAACAACGAAACCTTGGAACCCTAGTACTGCGTTATCAAGCGCTTAAGTTGAATGATATGCTCATTTGATGCCTAATATAATGTATATTTTCGATCAAACTTCCATTCATGTTGCAAAGTAAAGATGCCGAATTTATATGGTTTCATATGGAACACATTCGAGTTTCTATCTAGGCCATATGAGACAAATCGAAATTTGAAGTATTGTTCTGCTAAATGAAACTTTAAAAAGAGCCATGGTAGTGTTTGTCCCGGAGGATCAGCCTTTGCATGTAGATTATCGATAtatggaaaaaataataatctggTCAGCAGGTAAGTTGGTTTTAGCTGGACAACAGGATGTTGATCTCTTGCCAATTGGAAAGTTTGTGCAGATTGTCATACCATTaactatttttctatttgtgTCTCATCCTCCTTGTGTTAAGGGATACATGTTCTTTAGAGGAtggccatttttttttactaattttaAAGACCAATGAGATgcagatataataaaataacatACAAACTGATATCATTATCCTCAAATTAAGAAATCTTGTTGCTCTCTGTCATTGTTGCAGTGGCTTGACCAATTCCAACTACACGGAGCTGAGCCAGTTGTATGAGAAGTACAAGGACCAGGGTGAGTGTTAGATGCATCTCATCATTTGTTCCCTCATTATGAAATCTCTCTTGTGCGCTGAATTGCTCGTATGTTCTTTCATTTGGAGTTTATGACCAACCAATTGCTAATGTCATTGTCAATTTGATTTGACGACAGGTTTTGAGATCCTTGCTTTCCCATGCAACCAGTTTGGTGGACAGGAACCTGGCACTAATGAGGAGATTGTCCAATTTGCTTGCACCCGCTTCAAGGCCGAGTATCCAATTTTTGATAAGGTAAATTTGGGCACACTATACCACTACCTCTTGcatttttgcactttttttttcatttatctttcaagtggaaagaaacaactaactcGAGTATATGTTCACCTTCCAGAGCCATCATAATATTTTAAAGGAAATTAATCCCATTCCGAAAGTGTTCCCTTTCATATGTAGCCTGTGATGTATTTCCAGATACTTGTCTAGTACTTAAAAGGAAATTGATCAAGTCCATGAAGTTTTTATCCGATTCTTATGCATTTCGTATGATGTATGCGATCGATAAGCCTGATACCAGTTTTATCCTTTCATTTATCTCAAGAAAGAATCATGGATGTTTATAATGTGATGATCAATTGATTTTTATTGTTTAGAGAGGTGAGATCTAGAAGTTCTAACTACCATTATCTTAATAGGTTGATGTTAATGGTGACAACACTGCACCCATCTACAAGTTTCTGAAGTCCAGCAAAGGTGGTCTTTTCGGTGACAATATCAAATGGAACTTCTCCAAGTTCTTGGTCGACAAAGAGGGGCGTGTTGTGGAGCGCTATGCGCCAACTACTTCTCCACTCAGCATGGAGGTAAATCCCGAGCTCCAAGTGGGTGTAATTTGAGTTCCATCTCATCAAGCTTCCTTGCCTTCACTTACAGCGATTGCTTTAATCATATTACAGAAGGACATCAAGAAGCTGCTTGGAAGTTCTTAAAACCTTACCGCCGGCGCCACCAGATGCACTGCTGCGTTGCATTGAGCACTTGGAACTTCCAATAATGTTGTAATAAAACTGTGCTTGGAATTGCTGTATTTTCATTTGCGTAGCCCTGCTGTGtaatgtataaagtattaacgTGTAATGAAATTGGCTTACTGCATCACTTTGCCCCTTTCTTGAAATATTATCTCCTGTATCTGTGTTCGTTATTGAGACCTGCGACTGCGATGAGCAAGTTTTGACGTGTAACGTGTACTCGTTCTATCTGTGCATATACTGTTTTATTAGCTTTGTGCTGTGGTTACAGGTTTGCAGCCAACAATCTCTGAACCTTGGCATATTTGACAAGGTCTGACAACAATCTCTGAAACTTGGCATATTTGACAAGATTTGAGAAGTTTTTccaacacaagtacacaacaccCCAATGTTACACATGACTCAAACTATCATTACTTCTTTTATCAGCAAATATCCCAAATTACCAGCAAGTATCTGCTACTCTGAACTTTACGGACCAAGATAAAATATCACGTTATGTCGTTTCTTTGTCAAATTGAATACTCTCTATGTTGTAGTATCACCAGTACATTTTGTTTACAACTTGGTTTCATATATCTCGTAATAGCATTTTTTCAAGTCGGGATATTTGCATTGGCATGAATCTAATtaggtctggtttagttcccaactttttcaaacttccaactttttatcacatcaaaactttcttatacacctaaacttccaacttttccatcataacattctaatttcaatcaaatttttaatttaacgtgaactaaagaCAACCTTAACCTTTTGTCAAACTGCCTCAGCGCCCGCGGGGTAAAGGAGAGTAGTCAACTGGTCGATCGATCTGCCCTCCGTCGACACGACGACACCTCCGTCTCGGCGTCCGCTGTTCCGCCTGCGCCGTAGCATCGCGCCGATATCCATTACGCTACTCCCCTTGCGAGTTGCGACTGCGAGCAGGCGGTGGCGCCGAGCCCGTCTTCTCGGCCTCGACTCCCATCTCCTCGCTAGTTCTCACCCGCGCCTGCGTCGATTTCCATCCATCCCGCGAGGAGAGCTTCCATCCAACGGTGCCGGCTTCTCTAAATACAAGCTCACTCGGTCCGGCCCACACACCCCAACTCGGCACACATCTTCCAAGTCTCCAGCGAagtctcccccctccctcccactcGTGTTCGGCATCTCGACGGCGGCCAGGCCGCCCCAAAACCCACGCGGATCCCTCTTGATGCAGGCCGCCGCGTAGCCTGTCGGATCGGAGCGGCGaggcggggagggagggacCCGGATCGGCGGGGTGCGCGTGCTCGTACCCCCCATGGAGGCGGCACGTGGGGCCCGATCCCGGgttccggtggcggcggtggtagcGGTGGTGCTCGTGGCAGGGCTCGCCGCGGGCGGCTCCGCGGCTGAGATCCGGCGGCAGAAGAACGTGCAGGTGGCGCTCCGGGCCAAGTGGGCCGGCACGCCGCTGCTGCTCGAAGCCAGGTGAGTGGTTGGTTTGCTCGATTTGCTGGTGTATGTGGCTCTGTTTGGTCGAGATATGTCAATTTGACTTTGATTAGTGTTTCTCATTTGAATCTGATATGTGAGGGTTTAGCATTGAGAACCTGGCGTATCGCAAAACTGCGAGCAAGCCATTCGgttgatgtatatatatattttttagaaaaaatagagCTGCCCAAGTAGAAAACACGCCATGTAGAAAACACGCCATGCTTAGCTGCCTGTTTctcacataaaaattttactagtaCTGGGATGATGTGGAACGGGATCTGTACACTGACACACCTAGATTCTGAATTTTGATTGGTCACCAGTACACTTTTCCTATGTTTAAATCGGGTGATTTTGCGGAATTGAATCCtcataaattatgaaattatttggAGCAAAATTTTAGGTTTATGAGGTTTTTGGTACCATGTTATTTTTTGCTCGCTCGCTATTGTTCTGCATTTGAATTTTGTGGCCGCTTCACTGCTTGTGTgaaattgaattttattttaagtaTTGGACTAGTCTCAAGTTGTTCATATTAGTGAATAATGACACTATACttggtgtattttttgcaaccCCAGTAATTTTTGTACAACTCAAGTGCTATTTATGTATACCCAAATTCTGGCTGCTACTGATTTTATGGTGCTCTGGACAAGCCAGTGTATTTATCTTAGCTCAAATACTACAGAactgccatatatatatatagatacatatacatacatacatacatacatacatagatatatatatatatatatatatatatatatatataaataaatatatatatataaatataaatataaatataaatataaatatatatataaataaataaaattaattaacgaATGCATTTTCATTGTAACGACTAATGCTGGTGGGTGCAAGTAAATACTGTTTCCCTATAAGCTATATGCTTTTCGTGTAAAGTGTAAACATAAACATTCAGCTTGTATATGAGCACTTCGCAGCAGTGTTAACCTGGTTAATGTTACTTGTTATTTTCCAAGAGGTACTTAATATATCTTATGTTCTCGCTTTTGTTAGTGAACTGCTTTCAAAAGAATGGAAGGATCTATTTTGGGATTTTATTGACCATTGGAAGGAACTCGATAAGGCATCTGAATGTTTGACAGCCAAGTGTTGTGTTCAGAAGATTGTTGAGGATGCCCGCTCATTTCTGAGTGAGCCACTGGCTTCAATTTTTGAGTTCTCACTTACCCTTCGGTCAGCATCGCCAAGGTTAGTGCTCTACAGgcagcttgcggaggagtcatTATCCTCTATTCCTGTTAAAGATGGCACTTTGGAGCAAACCTCTGGTCCTAGTACTGGGGAAAATTTTCATGAGGCTGTTAAAGGAACTTGCTGCTGGGTAGACACGGGGAGTGCTCTATTATTAAACTCAGCTGATCTACGCAAATGGCTTGATGGCTTGGGCAAACTGTAAGTAtcttctgttcttttttttgatCTCTTTGTTAGGGCTGTAAATGGGCAACTGAGAATATTTGCTGAGCAGAGCTGTGGACTCCACTCAACAACCTGAACTCTTTGAGTTTGACCATATATATCCTCAATCAAATATTACTGCTccaattgctatattttatggGGCTTTTGGGACAAAATGCTTCAAAGAGCTGCATGTTCACCTGGCAGAAGCATCAAAGCAGGTAACCGTTCTCCAATGTATTTAAGAGTGTATGAAATCCTGAGCAAACAACGAGCTCTAGAAAGTAGAGGGATAAGGTCCATAACATTACCATGGCATTGCATATTAAATTTCTGTTCCCATTTACTCATGATTCTTGAActctttcttttattatttcaaAAGgtattttattgttttctttgGCTATTGCTTCTGTTCTATAGCTTTTCTACGTCATACATAATTTCCTTTGCTGTAGTTCTCTAATATGcattatatgttttttctagGGAAAAGTAAGATATGCCCTGCGCCATGTCCTGCCATCTGGATGTCAGGCTACATCTAGCTTCTGTGGTTCTGTTGGTGCTATAGATGCAGTCACTTTGAGTGGATATGGTGTGGAACTTGCTCTCAAGAACATGGAATACAAGGCCATGGATGACACTGCTATAAAGAAGGGTAACACTCCCATGCATTTTATCACTCCTCACCCTTTTTTATATTAAGAAAGCAAATCTGTTATGAAATTCTCAAGTAAATCTGCACCAGATCCTTTTATCTGAAATAAATCAATAAAGTAGCCAATAAGGAATTATATTATATTCCTCTTCAGTTTGGTTGGGTGGATTATGCGTTGTTGACATCATGAAGACCCGAACTTTATtgcatattttatttgaaatactGAATGAACAGCATTTTCCACTCCCAGGTGTTGCTCTGGAAGATCCTAAGACTGAAGACCTCAGTCAAGAAGTCAGAGGATTTATATTTTCCAAGATTTTGGTCTGCTTCTTTCAGTCAATAAATCTAACTACATGGACTTTGATGTGATGCACAAATGGATGGTATTGACAATATCTTTTTACCTCATTGTGCATCCAGGAACGCAAACCAGCGTTAAATGCTGAGATAATGTCCTTCAGGGATTATCTGTTGTCATCGACAGTATCTGACACACTTGAAGTATGGGAACTCAAAGGTAGTGTTGTGATAAGCTGATGAGCATTCCTGACACTTCCTCATGATTCTATTTTTATTCCAATGTTTTGTTATTCAATGGTATAAGAGTGCCTTTTTAATTTGTGATAATTTCCATACTGCAGACTTGGGTCATCAGACAGCGCAGAGAATCCTCCATGCATCGGATCCTTTACAGTCAATGCAGGAAATTAATCAAAATTTCCCCAGTATAGTTTCATCACTGTCACGGATGAAGGTGGATGCTTTTTCTGAGCTCACTTTAGATGTCTAGATGTGCTCATAAGCAATGAACTGTtggttatatatatgttttgttggggagatgaaaattttgtttttgaatACATTCGTATGAACTATTTCTGCATGAAGAATATTAATGACGATTTCATGTTTGTACAGCTTGACGATTCAATCAAGGATGAAATAATTGCAAATCAGCGAATGGTTCCACCTGGCAAGTCATTGATGGCTTTGAATGGTGCTTTGATTAATATTGAGGATCTCGATCTTTACCTGTATGTTACACTGTATTTCCGAGATAACAATGTTTCTGATTATTTAATATGTTTTCCCACTTTCATTAGCCAAGTAAATTAGCAGATTTCTTCTTGTCTGATGCACACCAAAGTTGATTATTTCCTTCACACTTGGTTTTGGTGTGAATCACTGTATTCTATAACACTTTGCAATTAACTCCTCTACACCACCTGTTGTTAGAAAACATGCTACAGAGCAAATGGTAACTGTAAACCTACGACGAAATGATATTCTACAATTCAACAGCTGCCTGGAGAGATTGTTGACAAGAACAATAACACAATACAGCTTTTATATGGTGTTAGTCATTTGATGCATAAGAAGATAAAAGTCCAATCAGTTTTATAGTTGCGCATGTTGCAAATATTCAGTGCATCACATTGTTTGAGAGTTTTCTCCTCAATCTGTTTGCTCATATAGGCCATACAGATTTTTATTTGTCTGGACATAATAATTTGGTATTTATCCTGTTTCTCACATTTCCCGAACACTAAATTTGCATATTTAACTAATAGAGCACACATTTCCGGGAACCTGATTCTGTTTTGCTAACTTTAGTAATTCATCTATCTTAAAATTGTTACCAGATTTCTGACTAATATCATACTCTATTTAACTAATAGAGTACACATTTGATTCTGGTTTGTCTGACAGGTTGATGGATATGGTCCATGAGGAATTATCTCTTGCTGATCAGTTTGTCAAACTAAAGGTGAATTTTGATAAATGTGCTATTAAACATGTTTAATGGGTTGACCTTGGCTCCTTCCAAGAGATTTACTTTTGATGGTTGTTCCTCTTAACATCCCAGTTATGAGGAATGCATGAACACCTGTCTACCAGTGTTGATAATTCGAAcctgttggaaaaaaaaactagtttgaCAACTTTTGGTGAAATGCAACGCCTAAGTGTGAAATGCTGTATAACTGCAGAATACACCAGATTGATGATATTTCTTGGTTATACTcaaataacatatttgtttCTAATTGCTTTTTTTATGATAAATGTTATTTAAGTTCTTAATCTCTTACAATGTTGGATATTTATGGTGTGGACTGTCAAGTTGTGAAATCCTGCACCAAACATATTTGCCTAAAaactattattttcttttgtttcatttgtttatagggaatacatttttatttactttcttATGAGGTGTAACTTATTTCGTAATTAATTTCAAATGCCTACCAGATTCCTGGAAGCGCTGTCCACAAGATCCTGTCAGCTGCTCCACCAACAGAATCTAACTCGTTCCGTGTTGACTTCCGGTCTTCCCATGTTCATTATCTTAATAACTTGGAGGAAGATGCGTTATATAAAAGGTGGAGAAGCAACATCAATGAggttttgttcttttctcttttttattaacACCATTGAAATAAGATTGTCATTAGAATGTTGCTTTGCTGTGCCAAGTCAAATGAGGGACTACAACCTTCTATTTCCAAGGCTTTAGGAATTACTAGAGAACTAAGAATATATCCTTATActcattactccctccgtcccacaatagtTGTCTTTCTAGGTTGATTAGCATAGATTAAGATTTGAGAAGAAAAGACTATAATACCCCTTATTTGAATGGGAGTTGGAGGATGTGCAAGGgtaaaaagagaagaaatttgAATAGGAGATGATTGATGGGACTGCTATTACTCAAAAGTGACACCTATTTGGGACATATTTTGTATCCTAGAAAGACaactattttgggacgaaggaagtatGAAATAGATATCTTGCTTGACAACACTGATATCCTGTTTTGGTATGATAGGTTCACTATTAATTCTCAAGCTTAGCTTTCCATGGCTGATATATATCAACAGTATATCTTAATGTTTTTTAGTTTGTACTACTACAAAAGTTCACGTTTACCATACATGTGAAATCTAAATATTAGTGGTTTTGCATATGCTATTCAACATTGGTTGCTTGTGTTTTCTTTTCTGCATTTTCTCGTTTTCGAGAAAATTGTATGACGCAACTATACcaaccttaattaattactattacttactaattttttcttcttcctttgcaGCTATTGATGCCAGTCTTCCCTGGTCAGATGCGCTACATCCGCAAAAATCTATTCCATGCTGTTTATGTGCTTGATCCTGCTTCAGTCTGTGGTGCAGAGGCTAGTCTCTTTCTTACCTTCCAGTTttatgtttttgtctttttaacCTGGAGCCTTTTTCTAACTGGGTGTCCTGTTGCCATTTCTCTTTAAATCTTTACAGACCATTGACATGGTTCTATCTCTATACCAAGATAGTGTCCCTATAAGGTTTGGCATTATATTGTATTCTTCAAGGCTTATTAGTGTTATTGAAGAAAATGATGGCAATCTTCCAGTAAATAATGGGTCTAAGACTGAGGAGGATATTTCTATTTTggtaatcattttttttaatttactttgAATTCTTGAGATCATTGTTTGATGTGTAGAGCATGAAACTGGTATTGCATTATAATTACTTGAGTTATTTACCttatattttcattaaatactACTAATGCTCGAAGGAATCAAGTGTACATTACATTATACAATATTAAAGGGGCGTCCTATATTTAATGTAATACACATTTTATGTTAGTCTGATGCTTATGtggtcctttttcttttttcctgttGATAAATAAACATTTACATACCGTGTCCTTGCAACCTACATGTTCTGGTAGTTCCATTTTTCGTGACTTACCATTATGTACATATGTGGTGCACACGACCCATGTTTTCTATTGATAGGACGATTCACAGCATAATAAGATTATAATTTTAGGGATTCCTAGTAACAGTATATTGCAATTAGTAGGTCCATGTAATTATTCTGAACTGGAAGGGATACACAGCAGCAGAAGATTACAGTTAGTATGTCCTATGTACTATTTTAAACTATAAGGGGTATGAACATAAGAAAGGGAAATCTATGAATATGCGTCATCGTACAATATGATGCAGCACATTTCCTAGTGGTCTTGACTAGTGAGATGGATTATAACCTTAATTGCCTCATAAAAGGAATTGATGCACCATGTTTCCCTTTTTGCAGATAATAAGGCTATTCCTGTACATCAAGGAAACATACTCAACGCAGTTGGCATACCAGTTCCTAAGCAATGTGAGTGCACATAACATATTTGATTTGCTATTTATAAACTAGAAAATTCAGCTTGAGTGGATATGGTGGCAAAAGAAGGAAACGTGTATCTTTCAATACTTGAATATATCTTTTTTCTGTATGCTAGACCAATTTCATGTCTAAAAGAATTTGAGCTTTGGcatattttctcttctttttggcATAAAATACAGTGCTTCTGTTAGTTTTCATCATCCTCTCTGCCTTGTGCCTTCCGTGAGTGATGACATTTGTGTTAAGTTTTGTGCTAAGCTTATTGTGGTGTAAAAAATCATTGCAAACTGTTCATCATAATTGACAGAGCTTAAAAACATGTGGAAGAGGTGTCTGCTAGACTTCTAATTTTGCTGAACAACCCTTTCACCAATTTTTCATCTGAAGTAAAAGTTGAGATTTGTTTTATATATCCTTTCATGATtagttctctttctttcttttttgtttcttcgGAAAATTGATAATGGTTGATGGAATTACATGTCTGACATGGCTCTAAGAAATTGGAATGTAGTGGCATTTGTCTATTGTTATGTTGCATATTGATCCTTGAATAATATTGCTCAGGTGGGCATGTTACAGTTTCCATCTAAAATATCACTAGTGAAATCATGATCATGTTCTTTATGTTATATTTGCTATTTAATTGTCTTGCCAATCTGTGCACACTCTAGATGTTCTTCG
This region includes:
- the LOC127761680 gene encoding probable phospholipid hydroperoxide glutathione peroxidase; translated protein: MPSRTAPFISRLRLLRTAAALSPFSSSAPPRHSPRILRASPVGAPHPPRVSAAVSPLVRPVAAGFALFSMATATSSAASVHDFTVKDASGKDVDLSTYKGKVLLIVNVASQCGLTNSNYTELSQLYEKYKDQGFEILAFPCNQFGGQEPGTNEEIVQFACTRFKAEYPIFDKVDVNGDNTAPIYKFLKSSKGGLFGDNIKWNFSKFLVDKEGRVVERYAPTTSPLSMEKDIKKLLGSS